Proteins found in one Aspergillus puulaauensis MK2 DNA, chromosome 8, nearly complete sequence genomic segment:
- a CDS encoding MDR family MFS transporter (COG:G;~EggNog:ENOG410QE2U;~InterPro:IPR005829,IPR011701,IPR036259,IPR020846;~PFAM:PF06609,PF07690;~SECRETED:SignalP(1-19);~SMCOG1005:Drug resistance transporter, EmrB/QacA;~TransMembrane:13 (n2-13c19/20o35-53i65-84o90-110i122-141o153-173i194-213o225-245i265-287o299-319i326-344o356-378i390-413o464-484i);~antiSMASH:Cluster_8.3;~go_component: GO:0016021 - integral component of membrane [Evidence IEA];~go_function: GO:0022857 - transmembrane transporter activity [Evidence IEA];~go_process: GO:0055085 - transmembrane transport [Evidence IEA]), producing the protein MLGLCFSCLLVSLDNTILAAAIPRITDQFKSLDDVGWYGSAFLLTTCSVSLLYGKLYTFFAIKWVYLAALAVFEVGSLICAATPNSLGLIIGRAVAGIGAGGLYSGALVIITQSAPIHHRPICNGIVVATFSFGSVAGPLIGGVLTDHASWRWCFYINLPLGGFTCLCILVLLDVQKPLKRTPGIWDKLTQLDPIGMFFFFPGVISLLLVLEWGGGKYAWTDTRVIALFVLFGVLLTIFIGVQLWGQDQATIPPRLIKNRNIWGAALYVFCLNSAFMVFIYYLPIWFQSIKGASATMSGVMNLPMLIGLGLTTILAGGVVSTTGQYMPLMFFGAIAATIGSGLISTLKPDSGHPQWIGYQALYGIGAGAGLTQPMIAVQAAVTPTDAPSVTVIVVFMQTLGGAIFVSVAQNMFHNKLLSLLESLGEEDGIQIDVSKVMAAGATTLRSIVSDDVLPKVLRAYSDAITYSFYIAVALSAVAILGALPMQWLSLKKKA; encoded by the exons ATGTTGGGGCTTTGTTTCTCATGCCTCCTCGTGTCGCTG GATAATACAATTTTGGCTGCAGCCATCCCAAGGATTACAGACCAGTTCAAGTccctggatgatgttggATGGTACGGTAGCGCCTTTCTACTCACAACCTGCAGTGTCAGCCTGCTCTATGGGAAGCTGTACACCTTCTTCGCAATAAAGTGGGTATACCTGGCTGCCCTTGCAGTCTTTGAAGTCGGATCTCTTATTTGCGCGGCAACGCCGAACTCTCTGGGGCTGATAATTGGTCGCGCTGTCGCCGGGATTGGTGCAGGGGGCCTCTACTCAGGGGCCCTGGTCATTATCACGCAGTCGGCGCCTATCCACCACAGACCAATTTGCAACGGTATTGTTGTAGCTACATTCTCGTTCGGCAGTGTAGCTGGACCATTAATTGGTGGTGTCCTTACAGACCACGCAAGCTGGAGGTGGtgcttctatattaatttaccTCTTGGAGGATTTACCTGTCTATGTATCCTGGTTCTCCTCGACGTGCAAAAGCCACTTAAACGAACGCCTGGGATCTGGGATAAGTTAACTCAACTTGACCCTATTGgcatgttcttcttcttccctggtGTCATCAGCCTGTTGCTGGTGCTTGAATGGGGTGGTGGCAAGTACGCGTGGACGGATACACGAGTTATTGCTTTATTTGTTCTCTTCGGTGTCTTGCTCACCATATTCATTGGAGTGCAGCTTTGGGGTCAAGATCAAGCAACAATCCCGCCTCGTCTTATAAAAAACCGGAATATCTGGGGCGCTGCTCTTTACGTCTTTTGTCTTAATTCTGCTTTCATGGTGTTTATCTACTAT CTGCCTATCTGGTTTCAGAGCATTAAAGGTGCTTCTGCAACAATGTCAGGTGTTATGAACCTCCCAATGCTCATCGGACTGGGGTTAACCACAATTCTCGCGGGGGGAGTCGTCAGTACAACCGGACAATACATGCCCCTTATGTTCTTCGGCGCGATTGCCGCCACAATTGGGTCTGGTCTGATCTCTACTTTGAAGCCTGATTCGGGCCATCCACAGTGGATAGGATATCAAGCTCTCTATGGAAttggagctggtgctggcttAACCCAGCCGATGATAGCTGTCCAGGCTGCTGTCACCCCCACCGATGCACCGAGCGTAACAGTGATTGTCGTATTCATGCAAACCTTAGGCGGTGCCATATTCGTCTCGGTTGCACAAAATATGTTCCACAATAAGCTATTAAGCCTGTTGGAGAGCctcggggaggaggatggtatTCAGATTGATGTCAGCAAAGTGATGGCAGCGGGGGCCACCACGCTACGAAGTATTGTATCGGACGATGTGCTGCCGAAGGTACTAAGGGCTTATAGCGATGCTATCACATATTCCTTCTACATCGCCGTTGCACTGTCCGCAGTGGCCATTCTCGGAGCCCTTCCCATGCAGTGGctttctttaaaaaagaagGCCTGA
- a CDS encoding cytochrome P450 (COG:Q;~EggNog:ENOG410PV0X;~InterPro:IPR001128,IPR017972,IPR002401,IPR036396;~PFAM:PF00067;~SMCOG1034:cytochrome P450;~antiSMASH:Cluster_8.3;~go_function: GO:0005506 - iron ion binding [Evidence IEA];~go_function: GO:0016705 - oxidoreductase activity, acting on paired donors, with incorporation or reduction of molecular oxygen [Evidence IEA];~go_function: GO:0020037 - heme binding [Evidence IEA];~go_process: GO:0055114 - oxidation-reduction process [Evidence IEA]), whose translation MSSAIGSHYDVEAHRRHRSTLAVGFSSKSVHGFNPIIIDYAREVMDIIASRGRDGRTVVLAHHAQAYTIDVVAKISFGQPVGAMHEVGVHPPTAHAMDNFSNHFNFTKHFPYWQLVLSFLPLSASKRSMPAVHYMQELGTRLVTDLIDQRAREGRSDEEYQEGTGAIFECLLKPNPKKQFPAPDLNGLVQDACAFLVGGSDTTGLTLQAVTLFVLRNPAVHSRLRTELDGAAGFIRYDFDMHQVSKLPWLTAVIRETLRILPPTPGPLPREVPPEGIRIGKHFLPGGTIVSSNLLSLHYNPSLFPDPDKFKPDRWLGESGDRLVEWWNPFSRGPRSCLGRQVAWHELFAFLAHLFLRFDLELFESDESNLEWTEHMFTRIRAPIQVKIMKDRWA comes from the exons ATGTCGTCCGCCATCGGTAGTCACTACGACGTGGAGGCACACCGCCGGCATCGATCTACGCTGGCCGTGGGCTTCTCTAGCAAGTCCGTCCACGGCTTCAATCCAATAATCATCGACTACGCCCGCGAGGTCATGGACATCATTGCCTCCCGTGGCCGCGATGGAAGGACTGTAGTCCTGGCGCACCATGCCCAAGCGTACACG ATTGACGTCGTTGCGAAGATCTCCTTTGGTCAACCGGTGGGCGCGATGCATGAAGTCGGTGTACACCCACCAACCGCCCACGCGATGGATAACTTTTCGAATCATTTCAATTTCA CGAAGCATTTCCCTTACTGGCAACTCGTCCTCTCCTTCTTGCCGCTGTCAGCGAGCAAGCGAAGTATGCCGGCTGTGCACTACATGCAAGAG CTCGGCACCAGGCTCGTCACGGACCTCATTGACCAGCGAGCAAGGGAAGGCCGGTCGGATGAGGAATACCAGGAAGGGACGGGGGCGATCTTCGAGTGCCTGTTGAAGCCCAATCCCAAGAAGCAATTCCCAGCACCCGATCTGAACGGTCTGGTCCAAGATGCGTGTGCATTCCTAGTCGGCGGCAGCGACACAACAGGACTCACTTTGCAGGCCGTGACGCTGTTCGTGCTAAGGAACCCTGCTGTTCACAGCCGACTGCGCACGGAACTGGATGGCGCCGCGGGATTCATCCGATACGACTTTGACATGCACCAGGTCTCGAAGCTTCCTTGGCTG ACGGCCGTCATCCGGGAGACCTTGCGCATCCTGCCACCCACCCCGGGCCCTTTGCCCCGCGAGGTGCCACCAGAGGGCATCCGTATCGGAAAGCACTTCCTTCCAGGCGGG ACCATCGTCTCCAGCAACCTGCTCAGCCTGCACTACAATCCGAGCCTTTTCCCCGACCCGGACAAGTTCAAGCCAGACCGGTGGCTGGGGGAATCCGGGGACCGCCTCGTAGAGTGGTGGAATCCATTCAGTCGGGGGCCGCGTTCGTGTCTCGGACGCCA AGTCGCATGGCATGAATTGTTCGCTTTTCTGGCGCACCTGTTCCTGCGCTTCGATCTCGAGCTTTTTGAGTCGGACGAGAGTAATCTAGAGTGGACGGAGCACATGTTCACCAGAATCCGTGCCCCCATTCAAGTCAAGATCATGAAGGACCGATGGGCGTAG
- a CDS encoding uncharacterized protein (COG:Q;~EggNog:ENOG410PW4T;~TransMembrane:1 (o37-55i);~antiSMASH:Cluster_8.3): protein MAAETVVVPSDSGSYPVAVQAVQVAYSALETSLRRHTLLSLLLMALLAFLIVLVIKNTILSPLRAIPGPWLAGLTSWYEFYYDVVKNGTYAHQHSKMHQKYGSTVIRISPNHVHVACPEFFRTQVLPVKP from the exons ATGGCTGCGGAGACTGTGGTCGTCCCCAGTGACTCTGGGTCCTACCCCGTTGCTGTTCAGGCTGTGCAAGTGGCATACAGTGCGTTGGAGACCAGTCTTCGACGCCATACGCTTCTTAGCCTACTCCTGATGGCGCTGCTGGCCTTCCTTATTGTGTTGGTCATCAAGAATACTATTCTGAGTCCCCTTCGTGCAATTCCTGGGCCATGGCTGGCCGGTCTGACATCTTGGTATGAGTTCTACTACGACGTGGTTAAAAACGGCACCTACGCCCACCAGCACTCCAAAATGCATCAGAAATATG GCTCGACCGTGATCCGAATCTCGCCAAACCACGTCCATGTGGCTTGTCCAGAGTTCTTTCGCACGCAAGTTCTCCCAGTTAAGCCCTAG